A single region of the Gracilibacillus caseinilyticus genome encodes:
- the smpB gene encoding SsrA-binding protein SmpB: MAKKEGRVIAQNKKANHDYFIEDTFEAGIVLQGTEIKSIRAGRVNLKDSFATIKQGQAYVNNMHISTYEQGNRYNHEPTRARKLLLHRKQIDQLIGQSQQEGYSIIPLKVYIKNGFAKVLIGLGKGKKKFDKREDLKQKQAKRDMDRAIKDSMN; encoded by the coding sequence ATGGCAAAAAAAGAAGGAAGAGTAATTGCGCAGAATAAAAAAGCAAATCATGATTATTTTATTGAGGATACGTTTGAAGCAGGAATTGTTTTACAAGGAACGGAAATAAAATCAATTCGAGCAGGTCGAGTAAACTTGAAAGACAGTTTTGCGACCATTAAGCAAGGGCAAGCCTATGTCAATAACATGCACATCTCTACTTATGAACAAGGAAATCGATATAACCATGAGCCGACTAGAGCACGTAAGCTGTTGCTTCACCGCAAGCAGATTGATCAGCTGATTGGTCAAAGCCAACAGGAGGGTTATTCTATCATTCCGCTTAAAGTATATATTAAGAATGGGTTTGCCAAAGTTCTGATCGGATTAGGAAAAGGGAAGAAGAAATTCGATAAGCGTGAGGACCTGAAACAAAAACAGGCGAAACGTGATATGGACCGAGCGATTAAAGATAGTATGAACTAA
- a CDS encoding MarR family winged helix-turn-helix transcriptional regulator yields MDSQDMEKYEEDLSLKAFIVLSRALQSIKKRVEEDIKCLGLNPTEFAVLELIYSKGDQPIQKIGEKVLIASSSITYVVDKLEKKKLLERKPCPKDRRITHAVITEAGIELINEVFPKHKAALKEIFGGLDIKEKEGLIVQLKKLGFHAQSM; encoded by the coding sequence ATGGATAGTCAAGACATGGAGAAATATGAAGAGGATTTGTCATTAAAGGCATTTATTGTCCTATCTCGAGCATTACAATCAATTAAAAAGCGTGTAGAAGAAGACATAAAATGTCTAGGATTAAATCCAACTGAGTTTGCTGTTTTAGAATTAATCTATAGTAAAGGTGATCAGCCAATACAAAAAATTGGTGAAAAAGTTTTAATTGCAAGTAGTAGTATTACCTATGTTGTAGATAAACTAGAAAAGAAAAAATTATTAGAGAGAAAGCCTTGTCCAAAAGATCGACGAATAACACATGCTGTCATAACGGAAGCTGGAATTGAACTGATAAATGAAGTCTTTCCAAAACATAAAGCAGCTTTGAAAGAAATCTTTGGGGGATTAGACATTAAAGAAAAAGAAGGTCTAATTGTACAGTTGAAAAAACTAGGCTTCCATGCACAAAGCATGTAA
- the secG gene encoding preprotein translocase subunit SecG — protein MMAVAMTLLIIDAIVLVVFVLLQSGKSAGLSGAISGGAEQLFGKQKARGIDAVLHRGTIITSVILFVLTFAIAYIL, from the coding sequence ATGATGGCCGTTGCAATGACTTTATTAATTATTGATGCTATTGTATTAGTTGTATTTGTATTATTACAGTCAGGAAAAAGCGCTGGACTTTCTGGAGCTATTTCTGGTGGTGCTGAACAACTTTTTGGTAAGCAAAAAGCGAGAGGGATAGACGCTGTCTTACACCGAGGCACAATCATTACTTCTGTAATTCTGTTCGTGCTAACTTTTGCTATTGCTTATATTTTATAA
- a CDS encoding alpha/beta hydrolase: protein MKDNRFWLETHDRQSLYVKSWQNNAEPKAVVQLTHGMAEHIERYYDFAAFLTDRSFIVYGHDHRGHGRTGENADSLGHIADHNGFASMVNDAITVTEAIKKKHPSLPVFLIGHSMGSFISRRYMTLRPELLDGVALIGTGFQSNALLHTAKLLAKMVCILRGKKTPGNLLHKLSFFGYNKYTENNSEFDWLCTDREIIDQYKQDHYCGFTLSNQFFYDLYDGLLSIQSTRQIKKPFSDLPLLLLSGKEDPVGNYGDSIKKAVTFYNSIGMVNMEWKLYKNGRHEILNETNKTEIFLEIATWIEKQMACHKDTQSV from the coding sequence ATGAAAGATAACCGTTTTTGGCTTGAAACACACGATCGGCAATCACTGTATGTGAAAAGCTGGCAAAACAATGCGGAACCAAAGGCAGTCGTTCAACTGACACACGGTATGGCAGAGCATATCGAGCGCTACTATGATTTCGCCGCTTTTCTTACTGATCGTTCATTCATCGTATATGGCCACGATCATCGCGGTCATGGTCGCACTGGGGAAAATGCAGATTCACTTGGACATATAGCAGATCATAATGGTTTTGCTAGTATGGTTAACGATGCCATCACCGTTACAGAAGCGATCAAGAAAAAGCACCCAAGCCTCCCCGTTTTTCTTATTGGACACAGCATGGGATCTTTTATCAGCAGGCGTTATATGACCCTCAGACCTGAACTTCTTGATGGTGTTGCGCTGATTGGCACTGGTTTTCAATCAAATGCTTTATTACACACAGCAAAATTGCTAGCCAAAATGGTTTGTATACTACGAGGCAAAAAAACACCAGGAAATCTGTTGCATAAACTATCTTTTTTTGGCTATAACAAGTATACAGAAAATAATAGTGAATTTGACTGGCTTTGCACGGACCGGGAAATTATTGATCAGTATAAGCAAGACCATTATTGCGGTTTCACACTTTCCAATCAATTCTTTTATGATTTATATGACGGACTGCTTTCCATTCAATCCACCAGACAAATAAAGAAGCCATTCAGTGACTTACCTCTACTTTTATTAAGTGGAAAAGAAGATCCGGTCGGAAATTATGGCGATAGTATCAAGAAGGCTGTAACCTTTTACAACTCGATAGGAATGGTAAACATGGAGTGGAAATTATATAAAAATGGAAGACATGAAATATTGAATGAAACGAACAAAACAGAGATTTTTCTAGAAATTGCTACATGGATTGAAAAGCAAATGGCTTGTCACAAAGACACACAATCCGTATAA
- a CDS encoding alpha/beta hydrolase, whose product MKRKQPEPFMFKGDERAVLLLHGFTGHSADVRMLGRHLNSEGYTCYAPIYRGHGKSPEDLVNATAEQWWEDVKDAYQYLQTQGYQKIAVVGLSLGGVLGLRLACNNPVQGIVTMCSPMFFDNESQLTIGFRHFAKEFKQLEGKDELTIQQETEQLLDDSKDLFKEIEKSITRVKDNIDMLYTPTLVAQAKQDEMINPDSANYIYENVESNNKQIKWYENAGHAITFSKAKDQLHEDIAAFFASLDW is encoded by the coding sequence ATGAAGAGAAAACAGCCAGAACCGTTTATGTTTAAAGGAGACGAACGTGCGGTATTACTACTACATGGATTCACAGGACATTCTGCTGATGTGCGGATGTTAGGCAGACATTTAAATAGCGAGGGCTATACATGTTATGCACCTATATATCGTGGACATGGGAAATCGCCTGAAGATTTAGTTAATGCAACTGCGGAACAATGGTGGGAAGATGTAAAAGATGCTTATCAGTATTTACAAACACAAGGTTATCAAAAGATCGCGGTCGTCGGCTTATCACTTGGTGGAGTATTGGGGTTACGCCTTGCTTGTAATAATCCTGTTCAAGGAATTGTGACAATGTGTTCACCAATGTTCTTTGATAATGAATCACAATTAACAATTGGATTCCGACACTTTGCCAAAGAATTTAAACAATTGGAAGGAAAAGATGAATTAACCATCCAACAAGAGACAGAACAGCTGTTAGACGATTCAAAAGATTTATTTAAAGAGATTGAAAAATCCATTACAAGGGTAAAGGATAATATCGATATGTTGTATACACCAACCCTTGTCGCACAAGCTAAACAGGATGAAATGATCAATCCTGACAGCGCGAATTATATTTATGAGAATGTTGAATCAAACAATAAACAAATCAAATGGTATGAAAATGCTGGTCATGCGATTACATTCAGTAAAGCAAAAGATCAATTACATGAAGATATCGCTGCTTTTTTCGCATCACTTGACTGGTAA
- the rnr gene encoding ribonuclease R has protein sequence MSTMQQQILNYFNENATKPLSVQEIEEVLQLDESEQFTELMKALNELENAGELIRTRKNRYGLPEKMNLIRGSIQMHAKGFAFLIPEEEGMADVYINHADLGSAMNGDKVFVRVDHHDDTSKRAEGVVVRIIERFTSEIIGTYEDNGAFGFVIADDKRIPNDIFVPKGEAKGAVGGHKVIVEITKYPEGRKSAEGRVVNILGHKNDPGMDILSIIYKNGITIDFPEDVLKQAESISKEIPEKDLEGRKDLREETIVTIDGADAKDLDDAVTVKKLENGNYKLGVYIADVTHYVEENSPIDREAYERGTSVYLVDRVIPMIPHRLSNGICSLNPQVDRLVLGCDMEINPKGEVVNHDIFQAVINTTERMTYKAVNQILVDKDQEQIDRYQSLVPMFEDMEELAEVLRKKRFGRGAIDFDFKEAQVLVDQEGKAEDVVIRERSVGERLIEEFMLCANETVAEHFHWMDVPFIHRIHEDPDPAKLQTFFEFIARFGYVVKGSSNEIHPQALQNVLDEVAGTEEDMIISKLMLRSMKQAKYDPQGIGHFGLATEFYTHFTSPIRRYPDLIVHRLIRTYLIEKKLDQNTRHHWKDKMPDIAKQASLKERAAVDAEREVDDLKKAEYMQDKIGEEYDGVISSVTNFGLFVELPNTVEGLVHVSYLTDDYYHFDERAYAMIGERTGNVFQVGDAITVKVAQVNLDERSVDFEIVGMKPKKRRSKPEDKVIQARRDKGGLKKTAKKSQNSSKPNNNKKQGQKKKKKR, from the coding sequence ATGTCAACAATGCAACAACAAATTCTCAACTATTTTAACGAAAATGCCACCAAACCTTTATCGGTTCAAGAAATCGAAGAGGTATTGCAATTAGATGAATCAGAACAATTCACTGAATTAATGAAAGCTTTGAATGAGCTGGAAAACGCCGGAGAACTGATTCGGACTCGTAAAAACCGTTATGGATTACCAGAGAAAATGAATTTAATACGCGGTAGTATTCAAATGCATGCTAAAGGTTTTGCCTTCTTGATTCCAGAAGAGGAAGGAATGGCGGATGTATACATTAACCATGCTGATCTTGGTTCTGCAATGAATGGCGATAAAGTGTTCGTCCGTGTGGATCATCATGATGATACTAGTAAACGGGCGGAGGGTGTTGTCGTCCGTATCATTGAACGATTCACATCAGAAATTATCGGTACATATGAAGATAATGGAGCGTTTGGATTCGTAATTGCCGATGACAAACGAATTCCTAATGATATCTTTGTACCGAAAGGCGAAGCAAAAGGTGCTGTTGGTGGCCATAAAGTTATTGTTGAAATAACAAAGTATCCTGAAGGACGTAAGAGTGCTGAAGGACGAGTAGTAAATATCCTTGGTCACAAAAATGACCCAGGAATGGATATATTATCAATCATTTATAAGAATGGTATTACCATTGATTTTCCAGAGGATGTATTAAAACAAGCAGAGAGTATTTCCAAGGAAATACCTGAAAAAGACTTAGAAGGTCGTAAAGATTTACGCGAAGAAACGATTGTGACGATTGATGGTGCTGATGCCAAGGACTTAGACGATGCAGTAACAGTGAAAAAATTAGAAAATGGTAATTATAAGCTAGGTGTATATATTGCTGATGTCACGCATTATGTGGAGGAGAACTCTCCGATCGATCGTGAAGCTTATGAAAGAGGAACGAGTGTTTACCTAGTGGATCGTGTTATACCGATGATTCCGCATCGACTTTCCAATGGTATCTGTTCATTAAATCCTCAAGTAGATCGCCTTGTATTGGGTTGTGATATGGAAATTAATCCAAAAGGTGAAGTAGTCAACCATGATATCTTTCAGGCAGTCATTAATACAACAGAAAGAATGACATATAAGGCAGTTAACCAAATACTAGTGGACAAGGATCAAGAACAAATTGACCGCTATCAATCCCTTGTTCCGATGTTTGAGGACATGGAAGAATTAGCGGAAGTATTGCGTAAGAAACGTTTTGGCCGTGGTGCTATTGATTTTGATTTTAAAGAAGCACAAGTATTGGTTGATCAAGAAGGTAAGGCAGAAGATGTTGTGATTCGGGAGCGTTCCGTTGGGGAGCGATTAATTGAGGAATTTATGCTTTGTGCCAACGAAACTGTTGCTGAACATTTTCATTGGATGGATGTTCCGTTCATTCACCGTATTCACGAAGATCCTGATCCAGCAAAATTACAAACATTCTTTGAATTTATTGCTAGATTTGGATATGTTGTTAAGGGTAGTTCCAATGAAATTCATCCACAGGCATTGCAAAATGTATTAGATGAAGTAGCAGGTACAGAAGAAGATATGATTATTTCCAAATTAATGCTGCGTTCCATGAAGCAAGCAAAATATGATCCACAAGGAATTGGTCACTTCGGTTTAGCTACGGAATTTTATACGCATTTCACGTCACCAATTCGTCGTTATCCGGATTTAATTGTGCACCGATTAATTCGTACGTATTTGATTGAAAAGAAACTAGACCAAAATACGAGACATCATTGGAAAGACAAAATGCCTGATATAGCAAAGCAAGCTTCATTAAAAGAACGTGCAGCTGTAGATGCTGAACGTGAAGTTGATGATCTGAAGAAGGCAGAATATATGCAAGATAAAATCGGAGAAGAATATGATGGTGTGATCAGCTCTGTTACCAACTTCGGGTTGTTTGTGGAATTGCCAAACACTGTTGAAGGTCTTGTACACGTAAGCTATTTAACAGATGATTATTATCATTTTGATGAGAGAGCGTATGCCATGATTGGTGAGCGAACAGGCAATGTCTTTCAAGTTGGCGATGCGATCACAGTAAAAGTAGCACAGGTTAACTTAGATGAACGCTCCGTCGATTTTGAAATTGTCGGTATGAAGCCAAAAAAAAGACGTTCAAAGCCAGAAGATAAGGTAATTCAAGCTCGTCGAGATAAAGGTGGACTAAAGAAAACGGCAAAAAAATCACAAAATTCGAGTAAACCAAACAACAATAAGAAACAAGGTCAAAAGAAGAAAAAGAAAAGGTAA